The following are from one region of the Brienomyrus brachyistius isolate T26 chromosome 13, BBRACH_0.4, whole genome shotgun sequence genome:
- the fam169b gene encoding protein FAM169B isoform X1, with the protein MEPDQAQFVVDYYPVDLPLDYHTLRKSAENFLSCLELNSIRENYFLLPSGERMTVTRDSVCQLPLFSDDDPACAVLALHMPEDQTHVLALFLDGRWWALNDILKTSNSSRSGLMLVESAEERVVLFVLSQIIFGTLERPISEAIYFSPHPEKETGKILWVSGEAVGFYTIKEKGRLCDQYTAQCYLLPVLDTIFVRSSCRRRGFALRMLGDFCSSFSKERVVGISYPVSADMYQVCRKYLSTHDAEQERLYEVEAPGDWSQRRNVWLILQLDCNP; encoded by the exons ATGGAACCCGACCAGGCACAATTTGTTG TGGATTACTATCCTGTCGATCTCCCTCTGGATTACCACACCTTGAGGAaaagtgcagagaatttctTGTCATGTTTGGAATTAAACTCAATCCGCGAAAATTATTTTCTTCTGCCGAGTGGCGAAAGG ATGACAGTAACACGGGACAGTGTGTGTCAGCTTCCACTCTTCAGTGATGATGACCCAGCGTGTGCGGTTTTGGCTCTGCACATGCCCGAGGACCAAACACACG TGCTCGCACTCTTCCTGGATGGGAGATGGTGGGCCCTGAAcgatattttaaaaacatctaacTCGTCCCGGTCTGGACTTATGCTG GTTGAGTCTGCTGAGGAAAGAGTGGTACTCTTTGTGCTCAGTCAGATCATTTTTGGGACTTTGGAGCGACCTATAAGTGAGGCCATTTACTTTAGCCCTCACCCCGAAAAGGAAACCGGCAAAATTCTCTGGGTTAGTGGGGAAGCTGTCGGTTTCTACACGATCAAGGAGAAAG GCAGGCTGTGTGACCAATATACCGCTCAGTGCTATCTGCTGCCTGTACTGGACACTATATTTGTCCGAAGCTCGTGCAGGAGGCGGGGTTTTGCACTAAGGATGCTGGGAGATTTCTGCTCATCGTTCTCCAAAGAGAGAGTGGTGGGCATCAGCTACCCTGTATCAGCTGACATGTACCAGG TGTGTAGGAAATATCTGAGCACCCACGATGCCGAGCAAGAGCGTCTCTATGAGGTGGAGGCACCAGGAGACTGGAGCCAAAGGCGAAATGTATGGCTAATCCTGCAGCTGGACTGTAACCCTTAG
- the fam169b gene encoding protein FAM169B isoform X2 has protein sequence MTVTRDSVCQLPLFSDDDPACAVLALHMPEDQTHVLALFLDGRWWALNDILKTSNSSRSGLMLVESAEERVVLFVLSQIIFGTLERPISEAIYFSPHPEKETGKILWVSGEAVGFYTIKEKGRLCDQYTAQCYLLPVLDTIFVRSSCRRRGFALRMLGDFCSSFSKERVVGISYPVSADMYQVCRKYLSTHDAEQERLYEVEAPGDWSQRRNVWLILQLDCNP, from the exons ATGACAGTAACACGGGACAGTGTGTGTCAGCTTCCACTCTTCAGTGATGATGACCCAGCGTGTGCGGTTTTGGCTCTGCACATGCCCGAGGACCAAACACACG TGCTCGCACTCTTCCTGGATGGGAGATGGTGGGCCCTGAAcgatattttaaaaacatctaacTCGTCCCGGTCTGGACTTATGCTG GTTGAGTCTGCTGAGGAAAGAGTGGTACTCTTTGTGCTCAGTCAGATCATTTTTGGGACTTTGGAGCGACCTATAAGTGAGGCCATTTACTTTAGCCCTCACCCCGAAAAGGAAACCGGCAAAATTCTCTGGGTTAGTGGGGAAGCTGTCGGTTTCTACACGATCAAGGAGAAAG GCAGGCTGTGTGACCAATATACCGCTCAGTGCTATCTGCTGCCTGTACTGGACACTATATTTGTCCGAAGCTCGTGCAGGAGGCGGGGTTTTGCACTAAGGATGCTGGGAGATTTCTGCTCATCGTTCTCCAAAGAGAGAGTGGTGGGCATCAGCTACCCTGTATCAGCTGACATGTACCAGG TGTGTAGGAAATATCTGAGCACCCACGATGCCGAGCAAGAGCGTCTCTATGAGGTGGAGGCACCAGGAGACTGGAGCCAAAGGCGAAATGTATGGCTAATCCTGCAGCTGGACTGTAACCCTTAG
- the arpin gene encoding arpin, which produces MSRIYENKALQNKPVINERLNYPWRPSAHQSGTGVILEGKLVDVSRHVITDVNNQKDRYYILYITPSRIHRRKFDSKGNEIEPNFSETRKVNTGFLMSSFKVEAKGESDRLSEDELKAVVHKAELLKVTERHTPPGTVSFWLPEVEMEKTELEPGQDIRLKTKGDGPFIFSLAKLDGGSVTKCNFAGDEQTGASWTDKIMANKADSVARCEEGTEGVEESEWDD; this is translated from the exons ATGAGTCGTATATATGAAAATAAAGCGCTGCAAAATAAACCCGTGATAAATGAGAGACTAAATTACCCGTGGCGACCCTCTGCACATCAGAG TGGTACAGGTGTTATTTTGGAAGGAAAGCTGGTGGATGTGTCCCGGCATGTTATTACTGATGTCAATAACCAGAAG GACCGCTACTACATTCTGTACATTACGCCAAGTCGAATCCATCGGCGGAAGTTTGATTCCAAAGGCAATGAGATTGAGCCGAACTTCAGTGAAACACGGAAGGTCAACACGGGCTTCCTTATGTCTTCCTTCA AGGTGGAGGCTAAAGGGGAGAGTGACCGGCTCTCCGAGGACGAGCTGAAGGCGGTGGTCCACAAGGCGGAGCTCCTGAAGGTGACAGAGCGACATACACCCCCTGGTACCGTGTCCTTCTGGTTGCCGGAGGTGGAAATGGAAAAGACGGAACTAGAACCCGGGCAGGACATCAGACTCAAAACCAAAGGGGACGGGCCATTTATCT TTTCTTTGGCCAAATTAGACGGGGGCTCGGTAACGAAATGCAACTTTGCTGGAGATGAACAGACCGGAGCTTCCTGGACCGATAAGATCATGGCGAACAAAGCTGACAGTGTGGCGAGATGTGAAGAGGGGACCGAGGGGGTGGAGGAAAGCGAGTGG GATGACTGA
- the anpeplb gene encoding alanyl (membrane) aminopeptidase-like b, which translates to MIKGLLFSKALAVGIGVVTTSAVCSMVAMVVIYQIEMSNDPPRRPPTPPATTPFPAGPPPNLRLPDTLIPQTYKVYLQPHFHVRVTNITNQTFAFTGNSTVIFKCVKNTNRIFVHSKGLNVTAYRVSDGRNAELRGKLNLTEGSSNFMEIDLDGVLKAGETYTLFTAFEGELQDNMVGFYKSKYTENEEDRFLATTQMQPTEARRVFPCFDEPAMKAIFNVTIIHREGTTALSNSNRKSRIEITIDEETWLITEFNPTPKMSTYLLVFTVSEFERIPAMGNNKIRTWARPEAISAGQADYAQKTAESILPAFEDFYGIRYPLSKLEQIAIPDFSAGGMENWGLISYRESALLYEDGVSSTPNMESIARVISHELAHQWFGNLVTMKWWNDLWLNEGFATYVSYIGINSVHPKWKISERFVLYETQPVLQVDSLATSHPLSPRAEDVQTPADITQQFDQITYSKGASILRMLSVNLKDALQQGIKTYLNAYQYSNTEAADFWRHLQQALEPTEIDVAQVMQTWTQQMGYPLITINTTTGEVSQQHFLLNQTSTHNFVWHVPVRMIKSGLSLAELDSAKQNLTDWLIEKGPVRKPEYRTVKDQWLLANVDYTGYYRVNYNLENWEKLLKQLEMNPQEIPVINRGQLIDDAFNLARAHHVNTTLALNTTKFLYNETELIPWEFGLRNLKYFVLMFDRSEVYGPMKAYMKKQISPLYTYFENYTYTSTVPEDHAEQYNQINAISVACANELSECQDMATGFFKDWMENPANNMIQSNLRSAIYCSAIAVGGEKEWNFAWEAYINATTASEKDKLRYGMSCSRNIWILNRYLTYTLDPSKIRKMDFVSTVNYIAANVAGQSLAWEFVQSHWTYIIQEYGGGITPLGNLIQGVTERFSSELELKQLKQFQKDHGPESFGSATQALEQAIERTGANMKWVKENKQTVLEWFQGESAEK; encoded by the exons CCTCAGACCTACAAGGTGTACCTGCAGCCCCATTTTCACGTCCGGGTGACCAACATTACGAACCAGACCTTCGCTTTCACCGGCAATTCCACTGTGATCTTCAAGTGTGTGAAAAACACAAACAGGATCTTTGTCCACAGCAAAGGCCTGAATGTGACGGCGTACCGTGTGTCTGATGGAAGGAACGCGGAGCTGCGTGGAAAACTCAATTTGACGGAGGGCAGCAGCAACTTCATGGAAATTGATCTTGATGGTGTCTTGAAAGCTGGTGAGACCTACACACTCTTCACAGCGTTTGAAGGGGAGTTGCAGGATAATATGGTTGGATTCTATAAGAGTAAATACACAGAGAACGAGGAAGACAG ATTCCTAGCAACAACGCAGATGCAGCCTACAGAGGCACGGAGAGTGTTTCCTTGTTTCGATGAACCAGCCATGAAAGCCATCTTTAATGTCACCATAATACACCGGGAGGGAACCACAGCGCTGAGTAATTCCAACCGAAAGA GTCGCATTGAAATTACTATCGATGAAGAGACGTGGCTCATTACTGAGTTTAATCCGACTCCCAAGATGTCAACTTACCTCTTAGTCTTCACAGTTTCTGAATTCGAAAGAATACCGGCGATGGGAAACAATAAAATCAGG ACGTGGGCTCGGCCAGAAGCCATAAGCGCCGGTCAAGCAGATTACGCACAGAAGACTGCAGAaagtatcctgcctgccttcgaGGACTTTTACGGCATAAGATATCCACTGAGTAAACTAG AGCAAATCGCGATACCGGATTTCAGCGCAGGCGGCATGGAGAACTGGGGCTTGATAAGCTACCGCGAGAGCGCTCTGCTCTATGAAGACGGCGTCTCCTCCACACCAAACATGGAGTCGATTGCCAGAGTGATTTCTCATGAACTGGCCCATCAG TGGTTTGGGAACTTGGTGACCATGAAGTGGTGGAACGATCTGTGGCTGAATGAGGGCTTTGCAACATACGTCTCCTACATCGGGATCAACAGCGTTCACCCCAAATGGAAAATT AGCGAACGTTTCGTCCTCTACGAGACCCAGCCGGTGCTTCAGGTGGATTCCCTGGCCACTTCCCACCCCCTCAGCCCCAGAGCAGAGGATGTGCAGACCCCTGCCGACATCACACAGCAGTTTGACCAAATCACCTACAGCAAG GGGGCATCGATATTAAGGATGCTGTCCGTAAACCTGAAAGACGCTCTCCAACAGGGCATTAAG ACGTATCTCAACGCTTATCAGTATAGCAACACTGAGGCTGCGGACTTCTGGAGACACTTACAGCAG GCCCTTGAACCTACTGAGATCGATGTGGCACAAGTGATGCAGACATGGACCCAGCAAATGGGCTACCCTCTCATAACCATTAACACCACCACTGGGGAGGTTTCACAGCAGCACTTTTTGCTTAATCAAACATCCACCCACAA CTTTGTATGGCATGTTCCAGTTCGTATGATAAAGTCAGGATTAAGTTTAGCAGAGCTTGACTCTGCTAAACAGAATTTGACTGATTGGTTGATTGAAAAAGGGCCAG TCAGAAAGCCAGAGTACCGAACTGTAAAAGACCAGTGGCTTCTGGCCAATGTCGACTACACTGGATATTACAGAGTTAACTACAATCTGGAGAATTGGGAGAAACTCCTTAAACAGCTAGAAATGAATCCTCAG GAAATTCCAGTCATCAACAGAGGGCAGCTTATTGATGATGCGTTTAATCTTGCGCG AGCCCATCATGTTAATACCACTCTGGCTTTAAATACAACCAAGTTCCTTTACAATGAAACAGAGCTGATTCCGTGGGAGTTCGGGTTGAGGAACCTGAAATATTTCGTTCTCATGTTCGATCGCTCCGAGGTTTATGGTCCAATGAAG GCTTATATGAAAAAGCAAATCTCCCCCCTTTATACGTACTTTGAAAACTACACCTACACTTCCACAGTTCCAGAAGACCACGCTGAACA GTATAACCAGATCAATGCCATTTCAGTCGCATGTGCCAATGAACTTTCCGAGTGCCAAGACATGGCCACCGGTTTCTTCAAGGACTGGATGGAAAACCCAGCAAATAATAT GATACAATCAAACCTGAGGTCAGCCATCTACTGCAGCGCCATAGCTGTTGGAGGGGAAAAGGAATGGAACTTTGCGTGGGAGGCGTACATAAATGCCACCACAGCAAGTGAAAAAGACAAGCTCAGATATGGAATGTCCTGCTCAAGAAACATATGGATCTTAAATAG ATATCTCACATATACTCTGGATCCGAGTAAGATAAGGAAGATGGATTTCGTTTCCACTGTCAACTACATTGCGGCAAACGTGGCTGGGCAGTCATTAGCCTGGGAATTTGTCCAGTCTCACTGGACATACATAATCCAAGA GTATGGTGGGGGAATAACGCCACTTGGAAACCTCATTCAAGGAGTGACGGAGAGATTCTCCTCAGAACTGGAACTCAAACAG CTGAAGCAGTTCCAGAAGGATCACGGCCCAGAATCCTTCGGCTCCGCCACGCAGGCCCTCGAGCAGGCCATAGAGAGGACGGGGGCCAACATGAAGTGGGTGAAGGAGAACAAGCAGACTGTTCTGGAGTGGTTCCAGGGAGAGTCGGCGGAGAAGTGA